One Drosophila subobscura isolate 14011-0131.10 chromosome U, UCBerk_Dsub_1.0, whole genome shotgun sequence DNA window includes the following coding sequences:
- the LOC117902681 gene encoding histone H2A codes for MSGRGKGGKVKGKAKSRSNRAGLQFPVGRIHRLLRKGNYAERVGAGAPVYLAAVMEYLAAEVLELAGNAARDNKKTRIIPRHLQLAIRNDEELNKLLSGVTIAQGGVLPNIQAVLLPKKTEKKA; via the coding sequence ATGTCTGGACGTGGTAAAGGTGGCAAAGTGAAGGGAAAGGCAAAGTCTCGCTCGAACCGTGCCGGTCTTCAGTTCCCTGTTGGTCGTATTCATCGTCTGCTTCGCAAGGGCAACTATGCCGAGCGTGTCGGTGCTGGCGCTCCTGTTTACCTGGCTGCCGTGATGGAATACTTGGCCGCTGAAGTTCTTGAGTTGGCTGGCAATGCTGCCCGTGACAACAAGAAGACGAGAATTATCCCTCGCCATCTGCAGCTGGCCATCCGCAACGATGAGGAGTTGAACAAGCTGCTCTCAGGCGTCACCATTGCTCAGGGTGGCGTTTTGCCCAACATCCAGGCCGTTCTGCTGCCCAAGAAGACCGAGAAGAAGGCATAA
- the LOC117901248 gene encoding histone H2B-like, giving the protein MPPKTSGKAAKKAGKAQKNITKNDKKKKRKRKESYAIYIYKVLKQVHPDTGISSKAMSIMNSFPA; this is encoded by the exons ATGCCGCCCAAGACCAGTggaaaggcagccaaaaaggCTGGAAAGGCTCAGAAGAACATCACCAAGAAcgacaagaagaagaagcgcaagagGAAGGAGAGCTATGCCATCTACATTTACAAGGTTCTGAAGCAAGTCCACCCTGACACTGGCATTTCGTCGAAAGCGATGAGCATCATGAACAGCTTT CCTGCATAG
- the LOC117901442 gene encoding histone H2B: protein MPPKTSGKAAKKAGKAQKNITKNDKKKKRKRKESYAIYIYKVLKQVHPDTGISSKAMSIMNSFVNDIFERIAAEASRLAHYNKRSTITSREIQTAVRLLLPGELAKHAVSEGTKAVTKYTSSK, encoded by the coding sequence ATGCCGCCCAAGACCAGTggaaaggcagccaaaaaggCTGGAAAGGCTCAGAAGAACATCACCAAGAAcgacaagaagaagaagcgcaagagGAAGGAGAGCTATGCCATCTACATTTACAAGGTTCTGAAGCAAGTCCACCCTGACACTGGTATTTCGTCGAAAGCGATGAGCATCATGAACAGCTTTGTGAATGACATCTTCGAGCGTATTGCTGCCGAAGCATCTCGCTTGGCTCATTACAACAAGCGCTCAACCATCACCAGTCGGGAAATCCAAACGGCTGTGCGCCTACTGCTGCCGGGAGAGTTGGCCAAGCACGCTGTTAGTGAGGGAACCAAGGCTGTCACCAAGTACACAAGCTCCAAGTAA
- the LOC117901609 gene encoding serine protease 1 produces the protein MKVFITILALAVASASAFDEKVFIKDVPKSSKIEGRVTNGYAAPEGKAPYTVGLGFSGGWWCGGSIIAHDWVLTAEHCIGDAASVTVYFGATWRTNAQFTHTVGNGNFIKHNNADIALIRIPHVDFWHMVNKVELPSYNDRNNNYNEWWAVACGWGGTYDGSPLPDWLQCADLQIVHNEECGWTYGSVGDNIICTRTVDGKSICGGDSGGPLVTHDGNKLVGVSNFVSSNGCQSGAPAGFQRVTYHLDWIRDHTGISY, from the coding sequence ATGAAGGTGTTCATTACTATTCTGGCTCTGGCcgtggcctctgcctcggccttCGATGAGAAGGTGTTCATCAAGGACGTGCCCAAGTCCAGCAAGATCGAGGGACGCGTCACCAACGGCTACGCCGCTCCCGAGGGCAAGGCTCCGTACACCGTTGGACTTGGTTTCAGCGGCGGCTGGTGGTGCGGTGGCTCCATCATCGCCCACGACTGGGTCCTCACTGCTGAGCACTGCATCGGAGATGCTGCTTCCGTGACTGTCTACTTCGGTGCCACTTGGCGTACCAACGCCCAGTTCACCCACACTGTCGGCAACGGCAACTTTATCAAACACAACAACGCCGACATCGCTCTGATCCGCATCCCTCACGTGGACTTCTGGCACATGGTCAACAAGGTCGAGCTGCCCAGCTACAACGatcgcaacaacaactacaacgaaTGGTGGGCCGTCGCCTGCGGCTGGGGTGGAACCTATGATGGCAGTCCCCTTCCCGACTGGCTCCAGTGCGCCGATCTGCAGATCGTCCACAACGAGGAGTGCGGCTGGACCTACGGCTCCGTCGGCGACAACATCATCTGCACCAGGACCGTCGATGGCAAATCGATCTGTGGCGGTGACTCTGGTGGCCCCCTGGTCACACACGACGGCAATAAACTTGTCGGTGTCAGCAACTTCGTCTCCAGCAATGGTTGCCAGTCGGGTGCTCCAGCTGGCTTCCAGCGTGTCACCTACCACTTGGACTGGATTCGTGACCACACTGGCATTTCATACTAA
- the LOC117900834 gene encoding serine protease 1, giving the protein MKLFLSVLAVAIACASAMPQQAEPVAAKDAVLGSAPGSIEGRITNGYPAHEGKVPYVVGLGFSSGSGGWWCGGSIIGNTWVVTAAHCTHGADSVTIYYGALWRLQAQYTHTVRSGSFRQHSNYNTNNLNNDISLINTPHVDFWHLVNKVELPSYNDRYNTYSGWWALASGWGKTSDNGGVSDYLNCVDSQIIDRSACSGVYGTDVVTDNVICTSTPGGKSTCSGDSGGPLVIHDGGRLVGVTSFVASNGCTAGLPDGFTRVTSYLDWIRDHTGISY; this is encoded by the coding sequence ATGAAACTGTTCCTCTCTGTACTGGCCGTGGCTATTGCCTGCGCCTCTGCTATGCCGCAGCAGGCGGAGCCTGTGGCAGCGAAGGACGCAGTCCTTGGCTCAGCCCCTGGCTCCATTGAGGGTCGCATTACCAACGGTTATCCTGCCCACGAGGGTAAGGTGCCATACGTCGTTGGCCTGGGCttcagcagtggcagcggcggctggtGGTGCGGTGGATCCATCATCGGCAACACGTGGGTGGTTACAGCCGCCCACTGCACCCACGGCGCCGACTCCGTGACCATCTACTACGGCGCCCTGTGGCGCCTGCAGGCCCAGTACACCCACACCGtgcgcagcggcagcttcaGACAGCACTCCAACTACAACACCAACAACCTGAACAACGACATCTCGCTGATCAACACCCCACACGTGGACTTCTGGCATCTGGTCAACAAGGTGGAGCTGCCCAGCTACAATGACCGCTACAACACCTACTCCGGTTGGTGGGCTCTGGCCTCCGGCTGGGGCAAGACATCCGACAACGGCGGCGTGTCTGACTACTTGAACTGCGTCGACTCTCAGATCATTGACCGTTCTGCCTGCTCAGGCGTGTACGGCACAGATGTGGTCACCGACAACGTCATTTGCACCTCCACTCCTGGCGGCAAGTCAACCTGCTCCGGTGACTCTGGCGGCCCCCTGGTCATCCATGACGGCGGCAGACTGGTTGGTGTGACCTCCTTCGTTGCCTCCAACGGATGCACCGCTGGTCTGCCCGATGGCTTCACCCGTGTCACCAGCTACCTGGACTGGATCCGTGACCACACCGGCATCTCCTACTAA
- the LOC117900835 gene encoding serine protease 1, producing MKVFVVLALALAAVSAETVQQVYPKDLPKDTKINGRIVNGYPAYEGKAPYTVGLGFSGNGGWWCGGSIIAHDWVLTAAHCTNGASQVTVYYGATWRTNAQFTHTIGSGNFIQNNRWPNDNGNDIALIRTPHVDFWHMVNKVELPSYNNRYNMYDGSWAVACGWGLTTAGSQPDWMECVDLQIISNSECSKTYGNQPDGILCVSTSGGKSTCSGDSGGPLVLHDGGRLVGVTSWVAGNGCTAGLPSGFTRVTNQLDWIRDNSGVAYY from the coding sequence ATGAAAGTGTTCGTTGTATTGGCTCTAGCTTTGGCCGCCGTCTCTGCCGAGACTGTCCAGCAGGTTTACCCCAAGGATCTGCCCAAGGATACCAAGATCAATGGCCGCATTGTCAACGGCTACCCTGCCTATGAGGGCAAGGCCCCTTACACCGTTGGACTGGGTTtcagcggcaacggcggctGGTGGTGCGGTGGTTCCATCATTGCCCACGACTGGGTCCTGACTGCTGCTCACTGCACCAACGGAGCCAGCCAGGTGACCGTCTACTACGGCGCGACCTGGCGCACCAACGCCCAGTTCACCCACACcattggcagcggcaacttCATCCAGAACAACAGATGGCccaacgacaacggcaacgacatCGCCTTGATCCGCACTCCACACGTGGACTTCTGGCACATGGTCAACAAGGTCGAGCTGCCCAGCTACAACAATCGCTACAACATGTACGATGGCTCATGGGCCGTGGCCTGCGGCTGGGGTCTTACCACCGCCGGCTCCCAGCCCGACTGGATGGAGTGTGTCGATCTGCAGATCATCAGCAACTCTGAGTGCTCCAAGACTTATGGCAACCAGCCCGATGGCATCCTCTGCGTCTCCACCTCTGGCGGCAAGTCCACCTGCTCGGGTGACTCTGGCGGCCCTCTGGTCCTCCACGACGGCGGCAGACTGGTTGGTGTCACCTCCTGGGTCGCTGGCAATGGCTGCACCGCTGGTCTTCCCTCTGGCTTCACTCGCGTCACCAACCAATTGGATTGGATTCGCGACAACTCTGGAGTTGCATACTACTAA
- the LOC117902214 gene encoding SWI/SNF-related matrix-associated actin-dependent regulator of chromatin subfamily A-like protein 1: MSTCSSVEIAEKKRAALAKLQAKKSQLVNCKAPSASAQQQTKNPSQLASKSPLNFYRSPPAGENNSRAATTSIAAASDNKSSSFLNALKAIKQTSAREQGRADAHPYQRPNGGDRVRKHEPKLSLGEEKEKPLAGVFVNSITCSLYMISAHRFEARTSGYHEKLIAVFKNMPTRSYDSNTRLWSFDLKDYQLLQTHVADLKPHVTINAIPKKILDLCRQPAKTLECSVLASIEPKLADRLMPFQQEGVCFAIAQKGRIMICDEMGLGKTYQALAVADYYKEDWPLLVCTTASTRDSWAVHITELLPKVPLHYIQVLNNNQQYVGDAQVLITSYNMMERHIDKLYQRKYGFIIFDESHTLKNSKAKCTAVAKRLTDQAKRVVLLSGTPALSRPVELFTQLQMVDGKFMSFKEFSTRYCDGKQSQFGWDANGQSNLEELKVILTLKYMLRRTKSEVLPQLAEKNRETVTLDASLIFTNDETKTNLDAMNKELQSSKGKVMEEILLRFYARTAEVKARAVCAYLKSLVKEQKKFIVFAHHRVMMDAISDCLGALRVQHIRIDGQTRSDLRADMISAFQNKSSCQVAVLSLKACNAGITLTAAELIVFAELDWNPSTLAQAESRAHRIGQTKTVICRYLIANQTADDIIWKMLINKQKVLSKVGIFAENLQQGTHTMAPTSSNKIEHYFSPAKKQSTESIKGTIKQFLTPAPTSTNSGIENKPKEVRAESGFADFFKDDGDDEALLDLDI; this comes from the exons ATGTCCACTTGCAGCTCTGTTGAAATAGCAGAAAAGAAGCGCGCTGCCTTGGCCAAGCTACAAGCCAAGAAATCACAGCTCGTCAACTGCAAGGCTCCGTCTGCAAGtgcacagcaacaaacaaaaaatccttCCCAGCTGGCCTCGAAGTCTCCACTTAACTTCTACAGATCGCCACCAGCGGGGGAAAATAACAGCAGAGCTGCTACAACGTCCATCGCAGCAGCGAGCGACAATAAGAGCTCATCCTTTTTAAATGCGCTCAAAGCTATCAAGCAAACGTCTGCGCGGGAACAGGGCCGCGCAGACGCCCATCCATATCAGCGCCCAAACGGCGGGGACAGGGTGAGAAAACACGAGCCCAAGTTGTCCCTCGGTgaggagaaggaaaagccaTTGGCTGGTGTGTTTGTGAACTCCATAACCTGTAGTCTTTATATGATAAGTGCGCACCGATTTGAAGCTCGAACTTCGGGCTATCACGAAAAACTGATTGCCGTGTTCAAGAACATGCCCACCAGATCCTACGACAGCAACACACGTCTCTGGAGCTTTGATTTGAAGGATTACCAATTGTTGCAAACACATGTTGCAGATCTAAAGCCCCATGTAACCATTAACGCCATACCTAAGAAGATTCTCGACCTTTGTCGGCAGCCGGCCAAGACTCTGGAGTGTAGCGTGCTGGCGTCCATAGAGCCCAAGCTGGCGGACAGGCTGATGCCCTTCCAACAGGAAGGAGTGTG CTTCGCGATTGCACAAAAGGGACGCATTATGATCTGTGATGAAATGGGCTTAGGCAAGACCTACCAagctctggctgtggccgaCTACTACAAGGAGGATTGGCCCCTGCTGGTTTGCACAACGGCCTCCACGCGCGATAGTTGGGCTGTGCACATAACAGAGCTGCTGCCCAAAGTGCCACTGCACTACATTCAGGTACTCAACAACAATCAGCAGTATGTCGGCGATGCCCAGGTGCTGATCACCAGCTACAACATGATGGAGCGACACATTGACAAGTTGTATCAGCGCAAGTACGGCTTCATCATCTTTGACGAGTCGCACACCCTAAAGAACAGCAAGGCCAAGTGCACGGCGGTGGCCAAGCGGCTCACGGATCAGGCCAAGCGCGTTGTTCTGCTGTCGGGCACCCCAGCTCTCTCACGTCCCGTGGAACTGTTCACGCAGCTGCAAATGGTCGATGGCAAATTCATGAGCTTCAAGGAGTTCT CTACGCGCTACTGTGATGGCAAGCAATCGCAGTTTGGCTGGGACGCCAATGGACAATCAAATTTGGAAGAACTCAAGGTAATACTCACACTCAAGTACATGCTGCGACGCACGAAGTCTGAGGTGCTACCACAGCTGGCTGAAAAGAATCG GGAAACAGTTACCCTAGACGCGTCTTTAATTTTTACCAATGACGAAACCAAGACCAATTTGGATGCCATGAACAAGGAGCTTcaaagcagcaaaggcaaagtcaTGGAGGAGATTCTACTGCGTTTCTATGCACGCACCGCGGAGGTCAAAGCCCGGGCTGTTTG TGCCTACCTCAAGTCGCTTGTCAAGGAGCAAAAGAAATTCATTGTGTTTGCCCATCATCGGGTCATGATGGACGCAATTAGCGATTGCCTCGGTGCGCTTCGTGTGCAGCACATTCGCATCGATGGGCAAACGCGCAGCGATCTCAGGGCAGACATGATATCCGCCTTCCAGAATAAAAGCAGCTGCCAGGTGGCTGTGCTCTCACTGAAGGCCTGCAATGCTGGCATCACCCTGACCGCTGCCGAACTCATAGTCTTTGCAGAGCTAGACTGGAACCCAAGT ACACTCGCACAGGCCGAAAGTCGTGCGCATCGTATTGGCCAGACCAAGACGGTGATTTGTCGTTATCTAATCGCTAATCAAACGGCCGATGACATCATTTGGAAGATGctaataaacaaacagaaagtcCTAAGCAAGGTGGGAATCTTTGCGGAGAACCTGCAGCAAGGCACCCACACAATGGCCCCCACCTCG TCCAACAAAATTGAGCATTACTTCTCGCCTGCCAAAAAACAATCGACAGAGTCCATAAAGGGCACCATCAAGCAGTTCCTAACGCCAGCTCCAACGAGCACCAACAGCGGAATCGAGAACAAACCAAAGGAAGTCCGTGCCGAATCGGGTTTTGCGGATTTCTTCAAAgacgatggcgatgatgaAGCTTTATTGGATTTGGATATTTAA